From the Candidatus Eremiobacterota bacterium genome, the window TTCTTACAGGAGGGTATCCCTTCAGAAGCCACTCCGATACCGAAGTGCTTCTTGCCCTTTATCTCCGTGATGGCGAGGATATGCTCAAAAAGCTCAATGGCATATTTGCCTTTGCCCTCTGGGACCGTGAAAAAAAGCGGCTTTTCCTCGCCCGTGACGGGGTGGGTGTTAAACCCCTCTATTATGCCGAGACAGAGTTGGGCTTTCTCTTCGCAAGTGAGATAAAGGCCCTTCTTGCCGAGCCCTCGCTTTCACGCGCTCTCGACTATGAAGCCCTCATCTCTTACCTCACCTACCTCTGGTGCCCGGCGCCCAGGACTCTTCTTGCTGCGGTGAAAAAGCTTGAGCCCGGCCATGGGCTTCTGGTGAAAGAGGGGAAAGTCGAGAAGAAGTGGCAGTTTTATGACCTGCCCTATCAGCAAAGGGTGAAGCCTCTTGATGAGGCTTCCGCTGTGCAAAAATGCAGGGAGCTTGTTTCGCAGGCAGTGGAGCGGCAGCTCGTCTCCGATGTGCCTGTAGGCGCTTTCCTGTCAGGCGGTCTTGACTCAAGCGCCGTCGTGGCCATGGCGAGGCGCTTCATCAGGGATAAGCCCATTCAGTGCTTTACCATCGCCTGTAATGAAGGCGAGATGGAGAAGGAGGGCTTTGCCGACGACCTTCCCTATGCAAAAAAAGTAGCCGGGGAGCTGGGAGTCAGCCTCAACGTAGTGAAAGTTGAAAGCTCTATGCTCTCGCGCCTTGAAGAAATGATCTGGCACCTCGACGAGCCCCAGGCGGACCCTGCGGCGCTCCATGTTCTCTTTATCAGCGAGCTTGCGAGACAGCATGGCATCAAGGTGGTCCTCTCCGGTGCGGGAGGCGATGACATCTTCACGGGATACCGCCGCCACTTTGCCCTGATGCAGGAGCGTTACTGGAGGAGGCTTCCTTCCGCCTTAAGGTATGGCCTCCGTGCCCTTCCCGGGGCCCTTCCTCTCCGCGGCCCTCTCAAGCGCCGCTGCATAAAGGCTCTCGAGTATGCCCATCTTGATGATGATGAGCGCCTCGTGAGCTACTTCTACTGGACTGCTCCCTCTGTAGCTTCCCGTATCCTGAGTGCCGACGTGAGGAATTCCCTTGGAAGGGTTGACCCCTCGGAGCCGCTTCTTGCAAGCCTGGCAGCTCTTCCTCCAGGCATTGCGCCTCTCAACAGGATGCTCTATCTCGAGGGGAAGCACTTTCTTGCCGATCACAACCTGAACTATACCGACAAGATGAGCATGGCTTCAGGCGTTGAAGTGCGGGTGCCGCTACTGGACCCTGAGCTTGTTTCTTTTGCCGCCTCGCTCCCTGTGCGTTTCAAGCAGCACGGAAGGACAGGGAAGTGGATTTTTAAAAAGGCTATGGAAGGTGTCCTTCCCCCTGAAGTCATCTACCGTCCCAAGTCAGGCTTTTTCGCCCCTGTGCGCCTCTGGATGAAGGAGGGCCTCTCCTTTTATATTGACGGGTATCTCTCAGAGAGCTCACTTCAGAAAAGGGATCTCTTTGATTATACTGGTGTATCCAGGCTTCTTAAAGAGACAAGGGAGGGGCGCATTGACGGAGCCTATACTATCTTCTCGCTGATATGCATAGAATTATGGTGCCGTCTCTTTCTGGACCGGTGAATCACCAGAGTGAAGCGCTTTGATTCGACGTAGATGCGCTTAAAAAGACTCCAACAGGGAGATGATATCCTCCCGTGAGTACTTCTCCCCTATATGCGATCTCAGAATGGCAAAGCTCTTCGCCAGAATTTTCTTCACTTGAGACACGGGGATCTTTAATCTCTCAGAGATCTCGGAAAGTCTCAGCTCTTCAAAAAGGTAATATCTCAGAACTACAAGCTCGATAAAGTCGAGCCGGTCAAGTGTGGAGTTCACGCAGTCTATCAGCTCGGTGAGACTCAGTATGTGCGAAGGCTCTTTACTCATACTCAAAAGATATCGCTATCTCGTAATGTTGTCAATAGCAAAAGTGCTGTAATGGCGGGGATTCAGAGTTTTTCCTTTAAAAAGGGAAAAACTCTGATATAATAAAGACAGAAAGAGAAGTCTGTGCCGGAAAGGTGAAATAGCATGACCTTGGTAAAGAACAAAGGCAAGAAGGCGCTGAAAGCTCTGGAGTCTCTTAAGAAGAAGCTCGGGGCCAGGGATGATAGAGATGCCGAAGAGAAGCTTAGAAAACTTCTCGGGTGCCTTGCATCCCCCCCCTTCAGGTTTGAAGTGGAACTGGGGAAAGAAGAGTCAACCGCATTATTGAATAGGATGGAAGATGCCGGGCTCGATCCTGAACTTCAGGATTTTATGAAAAAGGCCGATGAATATGCCCAGAAGCACCCCATACGAAAGCCTCAATGAGTGTTTCATTTAACCTGGAAGAGCTGGAATTTGAACAAATATCTCCAGCCCGAGATCTTGGAGCTTTCAAGTGCGCAGAAACTTCAGACTCAAAGGAGATCGAGAGCTTCCTGAAAGAATATGCCCTTTTTTACCATAAGCAAGGATTGACAAGGGTCGCTCTTGCCCTTCATAAAGATATTATCGCCGGGTATTTCGCCTTGTCCATGGGAGGGATAAGCCTGTCGCATGAGAACAGAGAAGAGATCTTCGGTCCAGGGGTGAAAATAAGGATTCCGGCCTTGCTGCTGGCAAGAATGGGAGTTCACGAAGAATACCGAGGTAACGGCATCGGAAGGGCTATGATGATGCATGTCTATTCTATCGCGTATCGGCTCTCCGATATAGTAGGCTTTCGCTTTGTTTTCGTAGATTCCAAAGCGCAATCGGTCGATTTTTACGCATCTTCGACAGTCACTTTTTTGAAAGCCTTAGTTCATGCGTGATTGAGCGTTGAATATAATTCATTGCCACTACACAAGCTTCAATTGGGTATACCCCGGAGATTCCCCAGAAATCTTATGAGAACAGGCTTTCTGAGGAGAAATGAGCTGAGCCCGGGGAGGGGGGCGGACGCCTGCCGCCCGGAATATGTCGTTCACACCAGGAGGAAACTCCGTGCGCAGCAGAAATTCACTGTCCCCCACGTTGACCTTCACTGCGGAAATCTGCTCAAGCCTGAGAATTATCTCCTTCCAGGGAATACTCACCGACTCCGACTCCAGTCTCTTTTTCAGCTCTACCATAAGCTGAAGCGCCAGGAAGCAGCTGAAAAGATGTGCCTTCACCATATCTTCTTTCCGGTGAAAGAAAGGGCGGGCCTCAAGAATATCCTTGAGATCCCTGAAAAGCGCTTCTACATCCTGAAGGCCCTTGTAGGTGAGGGCAACTTTCTCTTTGGGAAGATCGGTATTCGTGCGAAGCACATATTTCCCGTCATACCTCGCTTCCCGCTGTACCTTCAACTCATCGATATGCAACGCTTCCCTCTCGACAGAGAGATATGCGCGATAGCCCTTGTTGCCTATGAGGCTTCTTGCTTCGCCACCTGCCAGCTTCTCCCGGAGATCATCAAGAATGGCCTCCCGCTTCTTTTTGTCGCGTTCGGCTTCCTGGGGGTTGTAGCAGAGGACATAGCGCTGATGCCGATAGGACACCTCTTTTACTCGGAGATTTTCCCGGACTTCGAGGTATCTCCCACGTTTGCCCATCACTTTCGTTTTGACGTGTCTGGTCTTTCTCATCTTCATCCCGACGATATACTTGAAGCCGAGTGCCGTGAATCGCTTGAGGTTTTTCGCACTCACCATACCCCGGTCACACACCAGCACCACGTCTTTTACGTAAAATCGTTTTTTCAGGGAAGATGCCACATCGCGTATGGTTTCCACATCAGCAGTGTTGCCTGGCCACCACATACAGGAAAGAGGGGTGCCCTCGCGGCTCATTACCACTCCAAAGACTATCTGGTTGTCCTGTGCGTGGCCATCTTTGGAAAACCCTCTCTTTGCAAAGTTCTTCGGGCCTTTCCCTTCGAAGTAGAGCGTGCTTGTGTCGAAGAATACGATATCCACTTCGTTGATGAGCATATGGCGCCGGCGCTCAAAAAGCTGATCCTCCACGTATTCTTTCTTCCCCGCAAGGAAGCCAAGCGCGCGGTAAAAGTGCTGGAGCCCGATATTCTCAAGTCCTTCGCCATAGATGGCACGCTTCACCCACGAGCTCCCGAGGAGATCGCTTCCCGGTTTCACAAGGCGCTGAAGCGCGATGGCAAAAAGCGTCTTCTCCACATCAAACTGAAATGCTCTTTCTGTGAGAGCGGCCTTGATGATTTCTGGTATCTGAAGCTGTTCCCACAGCCTTCTGAATATGAGAGAAGGACCCCACGATTTCGACCATTCCGCAGAGAGAGCGCCCTCCTGGTGAAGGTTGAGGACCTGCAGGTTCTGGCTGAACTTCGCCATACTTTCCACAAAGCGGTCAAGCTGTCCGCTGGGGACGAGCTCATCCATTGTGCCCAGGGTGGCGATTACCTTCTGGCGCACTTTCTTGTCCTCTCTGCTGGTTTCACAGATCTGGAGGTAGTCGTATTGTTTTCTTCCGCTGGTCACTTTCTTCACTCGTATAAACATAGCACTCACATATTAACAAATTCCATCACAATTGTCAATATGTTGTGTAATTTATTGGCACTACATTTTTCGAAAATTTTGCAATTTGCAAGAAAATTTTCGCATGGTTATGCGGTTTTGATTTTCAAAATTGGATTTCACTGTCGAAGATGCGTTTTACAGGAAATTCGGCTTTGTGGAGAACCAAAGCAGTGAATATAAGGGCAGAGCTCTGATGAATATGGTGCTTGATCTAAAAAAGATAAAAGAATTATAAAAAGTTACCCTCCATTTTGCCCGTCGCCGGTGATTTTCTTCGCGAAGGCGAAGAGGGCGAGCTTGAGACACGAGGGGGCGTACTTCTGATGGAGGGTGCCCAGGAAGTACGCTGCTTTTGAAAAGGCCATATACTGAGGCTCTGCCTCGTAACCATACACTACCCCTTCAAACCCCTTTTTTTTCAGCATTTTTTTAAGAGCCCCCATACTGTTGCAACGGTAGAGCGTGGGGAACACATCCTCTTCTTTTCTTCCCTCCTGAACCTTTGCTGCCACCTTTGCATGATACCTGTTGGGGAGGAGTCTTGAGGCAATGCCGATATAGCTCCACCTGTTTGGTGTCCTTATGCAGAGGTGCCCTCCCGCTTTCAAAGTCCGTGAGGCTTCATTGAAGAAGTACTCGGGGTTTTCCATGTGCTCGAGCACCGAGTCGCAAATACACAAGTCTGCTTCGTTATCGCTGATAGGCCATGGGGCTTTGCTGGGGCTTATCTGGTGGAACTCGTCTAAATAAGGGTTTTGTGAGCCTTGCTCGCTCACATCGAGGCCCATGACCCTTTTCGCTTTGCCTTTCAGGATTCGCAGGGCTCTTCTTGCCTTCACCGGGTCTTCTCCATAGGCTCCCCTCCCGCAGCCATAGTCTATCACCACTGCGTTTTCATCGAGGAGGGAGTTGACTCGGGTGTAAAAGATGACGGTGCCATCAATATCGGTGAAGCCGCCGAAGCGGCTCTCGGGGTAGAAGTCGGTTTCAAAGGGCACGGGGTGTTTCTTCGCCTTTCTCTGCAGATGTGATGCTGATAAGAGCCGGGTCAGGCCACTTTATACCTCATCACCGGCACGGAGATGACTTTTTCGAGCAGGCCCTGGCTGCGGCTACTCTCTCTCAATGCTGTCCAGTTCTGTATCGGAGAGGGCGGTGGCTTTCTTGATGGTCTCCCTGTTTAAACCCAGGCTCTTGAGACGGGCTGCCACTTTTGATCTCTCTTCCTGTTTGCCTTCCAGTCTTCCCTCCTGCCGGCCTTTCATCATGGCTTCTTCTTCAAAGCGCTGCAGATTTGTTTCCAGCATGGTCCTTACCTCCTGTCCGCTCATTGACAGGACTTCTCAATATCACTGACGCGATGATTCAATGCTTTCCAATTCCTTGTCAATGAGGCCTGTGAGCTTTTTCACCGTCTCCCTGTCGAAGCCGGCATTGAACATGTTCACGGCAGTCTCAAGCCGGCCTTCAAGCCGGCCCTTCTGCTCTCCGCGCTTCATGGCTTCTTCTTCAAAGCGCTGCAGATTTGTTTCCAGCATGGTCCTTACCTCCTGTCCGCTCATTGTGGTCAGATCGATCTCAATATCTCTGTTGGTCCTTTTTTTAAAAAGCTTCCTGATCCACAGACCAAAGGTCCGCTGGAGCTCCGGGTCAACAGACTTCTTCAGGAACTCCACTGCCTCTGCTATCACTTCCGTGAGGTCTGATGTTTCGGCCGTCTCTATAAGAAAAAGCCGCGACACGATGTTGTCCATCTCTTTCAGAGCCTCCGGGGGAAAATCGCGTTCTACAATCTTGTGGCAGCTGAATGAAGGCAGCAAGGCCCCGGGGAAACGGGCGGGGAGCTCTATCAGCTCCGCCACCGACATCGGCGCATCCCAGGGATCATTGCCACTGTATAGAAGCAGAGGGAACACGGCGGGCAGGCGCCCCCGATTTTTCACTTTCTCATCCTTGATAAGCTCGAGATAGAACAGAGCTGTGTAAGAGAGAAGGCGAAGTATCATATAACGATCAACGGTGGACTGAAACTCTATGAGCAGGTAAAAATAGAGAGTGCTCTCTTTTGCTTTCACCTGCCAGATGATATCAGTTTCCCGCTCTTTGAATTCTTCCGTGACAAAGGATGTGAATGACCTTGAGATCGTAGAGAAGTCAATGTCCTCGACAAAATCCTCTTTGACAAAGGAGCGAATCAGCTCCTCCACCAGCCGGGGGTGTGAAAAGAGCGCCTTGTAGCCGCGGTCGTGAAATTTTTCGGTATCCATGTCTTTATTGTAGCAGAGCAGGGAAGAGGTGGTCAATGGTCCTTGTCTTCTCAGAGGGGCGTGTTTTTATCTGCCGGTGTTGCCGAGCTTCACACAGTTTCTCCCGGACAGCCCGCGCATATACTTTTACTCTCGGAAGAGAAAGAAGCTCATGCACTCAGTTAAAATGGCTCGCTTCTGTCAATGCCGATATTATCGAAATCTTCGTCAAAGGAATAGATTCCTTTTTGAGCGTAAATGCAGGCTGTTGCAAGATATGCGTCGGTGAAGCTCACGTTTTTGTCAATATATAATTCCAGTGCATCAAGAACAAGTTTCTTGTCCCTCACTTTTATACACGGGGTAGTGAGCATTATGCTCAGATTTTCCACCACTTCCTTTCTGGGCTGTTTATAATACCTGGTCATCGTCCACACCACTTCAGCTATTACCAGCAGGGGTAGCTCTATTGTCTCTTTTCCTTCTGAGACTCTTCTGAAAAGATTTTCGCATTTTTTTGCCTGTTCTTCGATATCATCGGTCAGATACCTGAGAATGATATTGGTGTCAATGATCCGTTCCTTCAAGCCCGGCCTCCTCTGCTACTTCGTCCAGCACATATTCCCTGATTTTTTTAAAATCCTGAGGTGCAGTCACTTTCGCGCTTCCTCTCAGATTTCTCAGAGTTTTAGGAGCTGCTTTAAGCTCTATGACCTCATTGTTCCTTATATTTACTTCAAGCAGATCGCCTTGCTGGATTCCCATTTTTTCAAAAATAGCTTTAGAGAATGTCACTTGCCGTTTCGCAGTTACTTTTACATAGGGCATACGCTATCCTCCTTACTATAAATAATTGTAAGGCAATCTGTGATAAAAGTCAAGTGGCTTCGGTAAGTGCTGATTATGAGCTCAAAAAGCCTTTTCAGGTTTACTCTCCACGGGCACTGAGAGAAATATCTCATATGTTCCGCATATATTTTTGCATATGCAGAATTTTATATCAGGTGAGTTGTACAACACAGTCAGGCAGGTGATCAGGGGACATTTTTTCCCATGCTGTGCCTCGGGCAAGTACGCCGCCGAAGCGGCTCTCGGGGCAGAATTGGGATTGGAAGGGCCTGAAGGCCACTTTTCCTTTAGTGCCGGCGCTTTGAAGACGCCCAGGGTTCCGGTTACTCTGTTGTGAGGCTGTCCAGCTCTTTGTCGGAGAGGCCGGTGGCCTTCTTTATGAGCTCCCTGTCGAGGCCGAGCTCCTTCATCCTGGCCGCCACCTCTGCCCTGCCTTCTTCCCGGGCAAGGGCAAGCTTTGTCGCCTCCATAAGCTCCGCTTTCTCACGGAAATGCAGCATGTTCAGCACCTCGCGGTCGGCAAGCGACTTCCTGTAGGCATTCAACGCCATCTCCATCCCCTCCTCTGATAAAAGCTCCGCAGGAACTTCCACCTCAATAGTAGCATATTTCACGCCGAATTTCAAAAGGTGAAGCCACCTGTCCAGGGAGCACGATAGGCGCTTCACATCATCGCCATGAAACTTCGGAAGCTCCAGGAAATGAAGCTCCCTCAGGTCATTGAGAACGAAGCCGTCGTCCCACTCACGGCTGCCAAACCTGCTGTGGACTCTTTCACCGTCCGGGAAAAGCGCCTGGACCGTCACCAGGACCGACGTGGTTTTCCTCAAAAGGGAGAAATCATCGCCCTGGGAGAGCTGCTCCCCATGGATCCTCGCGTGGTACCACGACACTCTCTGCACGAACATCCTGTCATGGTCGGCCTGGGTCTCAATATGATAGAGGCGGCCTGTGCTGTCTTTTGCTGCGATGTCAAGGATCCCGACCCTGTCCTTGAGCTTTTCGCCATAGCGGAAGGGGTTCAGGATCTCAATATCCCTTATGGGTTCTTCTCCCGTAACGCCTGGAATGCTGTTCAGGCATGCCGCCAGGATCGGCCCGCTCGAGTCTCTGCCGAAGACGGACTTGAAGATGATGTGCTTCCCTGATTTTGAAGTAATCCATAAGTTCGATCACCCTTTCTCCTCCTCCTTGCCCAGCATTTCTCAAGGCAAAGTTAGAGGTCATTCTGGGTGGATCATTTTTTCAGGATCAAAATCTGCCTCTATGGATCATTTTATCACGATCATTTACATGCAGGGGGGGATTATGGGGAAGCATAGGTTTCTCTATGTCCGAAGACCCTGTTATCTTGTCATAAGAGGGATTGGCCGCCATAGTACAGATTTGTGCACAGGAACATCTCTCTGGAGAGGAGGCGGTCTGAGGGGCACCGGTTACTTTGTGATGAAGCCGTCCAGATCTTTGTAACGAGGCCCGCTGGCTTCTTTACCGCCTTAGACGGTCACGCTGCTTTTTTCCAATAAGTGTAACCCTGGACCTTGACTTTAAGTACTCTGAAAGACCAAAGGCCCGGGGAGCCTGTCGGCCTGCGGATAACCCTCCAGGGCCGGCGGCATGCTCCGGGGGTTATCGACATGCCTTGGTGCCTGAAGGCCACTTTTCCTTTAGTGCCGGCGCTTTGAAGACGCCCAGGGTTCCGGTTAGTCTGTTGTGAGGCTGTCCAGCCCTTTGTCGGAGAGGCCGGTGGCCTTCTTTATAAGCTCCCTGTCGAGGCCGAGCTCCTTCATCCTTGCCGCCACTTCTGCCCTGCCCTTCTCAACGCCTTCCTTCAGGAGTTTTTCCCTGTACCGCGTCATATTTGTTTCCAGCATGGGAAGCACCTCCGTGTCATTAATGAGTGAGAAATCTATATGAATGCCGGCTTTCTCCAGCTTCCTGTTGAGCCATACGTCAGGAATCTTCTCAGTGGAGCGTGAATATGGGGATCAAGAAGACGGAAAATCTCCGCGATCCTCTCTTTGACGGTCTCCTCATCGGCCCGCTCTATCAGGAATATCTGGGACACGATAAGCTGCTCGGAGGTGAAATGCTCCGGGATTTCCTCTCTTGCGGGTAATTCGCTGTTCATGGCATAACCTTATCTATTGCTTTCTGCTTCAATCCCTGTGGCCCCGGCAGTGAGAGCCGCGCTTGTGCTCTCTGCTGCAGCCTCTCTCTCAATAGTAGCACATTTTCCGCTGAATTTCAAAAAATGGCTGCGCCGGCAGGATCAGGTGACGGTGCGCACTCTTCTTTACCGTGTGGCGCGCAGCTCGCCATCAAGCCTCACCCCGAGAGCCTCTCCCACCTGAAGCACTCTTCGCAGAGAAGCGCTCTGATACCTTGTGCTTTCATAACGCTGGATCTGCTGAGGCTTAAGCCTCAGCATCGCAGCAAGCTCTTTCTGGGTAAGTCTTCTTGCGATCCTTGCCTTTATGAGCGCTTCAGGGAGGTCTTCCAGGCTTCGCACCAGGATTGCCGGTTCTCTTTCAAGCCGCTCATACTCTGCTATCTCCTGTCTGAGCTCCTCAATCTGCGCATCCATACCGGCTATCATCGCCTTGAAAATTTCTGGACCGAGCCTGCCGGCAGTGCTTTCTCCCTGACTCTGCGCGCGGGCCTGCTCCATATGGGTGAGCTGCATCCTCGCGGTAGAAAGCTGCTTTTTATTTCTTATCATGAAACTCACCTCCGAGGTCGATTGCTATGATGCCTTTGGGGTGGCCATTTTTCTGCCTTTGTCAGTAAAATCAGGGATCATCGCTGATCTCCTTTCTGCTATAGTTTAGCACATCATATTTGTTGTGTAAAGACATGGCCAACAAATTGGTTGTATTCAATATGAAAACCAGGTGCATGATCCTGCCGGTCACCGCGCACGACGGCCACGGCTGCTGTGCATGGTTTATAAGGTGTTCAATGGGCGCGGGAGGACTGTTCAATGCGGCGCGGTCAGGGTGTTCAACCTTAAACGGTCACGCTGTTCATTCGCGCCGGAATTTGCAACCGCAGCAGATATGAATTGCTCTGCCGCTTTTTGAGGCTCCAAGGACAAGGCAGCTCTGGCCCCAGGGATCAACAGGCCATCTTCTCTTTTAGTGCCGGCGCTTTGAGGAAGCCCGGGGTACCGGTTACTCTGTCGTGAGGCTGTCCAGTTCCTTGTCCGTGAGGCCCGTGAGCTTCTTCACCGTCTCTCTGTTGAAGCCCTCCTTGAACATGTTTGAGGCGGTTTCCAGCTTGCCTTCAAGCCTGCCTTCAAGCTTGCCTTCCAGCTTGCCTTCAAGCCTGCCTTCCTTGCGGCCCTGCTTTCTCCCGATTCTCTCTGCCGAGGTCACGTAAGCCATGTTCTTCTCCTTCTCATATCTTTTCATGTCTTCATTATACTCTATCTCAAGGGGCTCTGGTAAGACCAGGAGCCAGTCGATAAAGATATAGAGCACGGCGCGGGCATCATGATCAAATCCTTTCTCATCGAGACTTTTTACCAGGGCGCTCTTCCAGAACAGCCTCTCCCTCTTGTTGTGCATGGTCGCCAGAAATCTCAGATGGGCAAGGACCACAATCGCGAATACGTTCCTGCTTTCCTCAAGTTCCTGAATCTTTTCGGCATAATCCAGCAGCTTTACCGACGGAAACTCAAAGAGATGCCGGCAGCCCCAGTTCTGCATTTCAAAACAGGCCGGCCTGTAGTCCCTCCTGCCATCGGCAAGCACCGCCAGTGTCGCAACACCACGGCGATGCCGGTCATAGATCCGGTAGCTGTAGATGAAAAGGCGCTCTTCAAAGCCTCTTTCCTCTTTGCCCTGGATCTCGATATGCACGAGCAGCCATCTCTCGCTGCCATTGCTGAGATAGACCTTTACCAGCTTGTCGGTAATTCTTTTTCCTATGCCGACCCGCCTTGCAAGGCTCTGCAGCTCCCCGTCAACAAACTCGTAGCGGTCAGGCTGGGTATCCCGTGAGATTTCCGGGAAGAAGAACTCCAGAAAATCCCTGAAATAATTCTGCAGCACGAGCTTCCAGCCATCATCACCTCTCGAGCGCGCCATGGTGCCACCTCTCTATTATAACACTGCCTTTGCAGCGGGACAAGATTGCAGGTCCTCTTCTCAGTATAGGATAAAGGCATTGCCGGGAGATGATCGGAAGGTAACAATTGAGGGAGGAATTGTAAACATTTTTATGAGGAGGTGGCTGTTGTCACGGGAAGATCCGTCAGGAGGGTGCCCTTCATGTTCAAAGGCCATGGAACCTTGTAATGAGAGGGTTTGGCCGCCAAAGTACAGATTTGTGCACAGGAGTATCTCTCGGGGGTAACTGCTGGCGGTGCACTTCTGCCTGGCCGAAGGGGCTCCCGGGGTAGAATATTGTTTCGTGAGGCTCCTTGGTCTCCTTTATGCTCATTCTCCTGAAACAGTGCTGATGAAGCCGGCTTTTTCAAAGTGCTCGTCGAAGCCGAAGAAATATTTTATCGAATGATGATGCATTGCGGCGAAGCTCACACAGTCAACAAAGCTTACTTCAGCGGTATTTTTTAGGAAGAGCCGGCAGCCCTCGAGGTGAAGCTTTTCGCTTATCCATAGTATTTCTACCCACTTCCCCCTGTTCAGGGAATCAAGAAAGTGCAGGGCGGCACTCTTTCCTCCGCGGTTCTGGAGAAGTGCGAGGGTCTCTGCAACGATATAAGAAGTAGTGATGAACTCATGGCCTGTAATAAGCTTTTTCAGATGGGTTTTTGCTTTCTGATGGAAGGCATCATTTTGAGAGGCAAGGGCGTAGAACGCCGAGGTATCCACGAAAAGTCTCATTTTCTCAGTTTCCCCCCGAGTGCTTCATCCAGGTAGGCATCATGGCACTCTGCCACATCTTTCTTATCATCCGAGATGCACCCGATGAAGGAAAAGGCAGTGGCAGTGTCTTTTGTGCGCTTCCCGGCCTCCGCCTCGAAGCCCCGGTCTATCATTGACCTTATTGTCTGCGAGAGAGACTGGTTGTTCCTGAATGCCTCTTCCTTGAGCCGCTCATATTGACGGCGCT encodes:
- a CDS encoding sigma factor-like helix-turn-helix DNA-binding protein — its product is MSKEPSHILSLTELIDCVNSTLDRLDFIELVVLRYYLFEELRLSEISERLKIPVSQVKKILAKSFAILRSHIGEKYSREDIISLLESF
- the asnB gene encoding asparagine synthase (glutamine-hydrolyzing), coding for MCGIAGFLGGFEPSLLERMSARIAHRGPDDCGELYDREAGLGFAHRRLSIIDLSPAGHQPMESTDGKAVIIYNGELYNYRELRTELLTGGYPFRSHSDTEVLLALYLRDGEDMLKKLNGIFAFALWDREKKRLFLARDGVGVKPLYYAETELGFLFASEIKALLAEPSLSRALDYEALISYLTYLWCPAPRTLLAAVKKLEPGHGLLVKEGKVEKKWQFYDLPYQQRVKPLDEASAVQKCRELVSQAVERQLVSDVPVGAFLSGGLDSSAVVAMARRFIRDKPIQCFTIACNEGEMEKEGFADDLPYAKKVAGELGVSLNVVKVESSMLSRLEEMIWHLDEPQADPAALHVLFISELARQHGIKVVLSGAGGDDIFTGYRRHFALMQERYWRRLPSALRYGLRALPGALPLRGPLKRRCIKALEYAHLDDDERLVSYFYWTAPSVASRILSADVRNSLGRVDPSEPLLASLAALPPGIAPLNRMLYLEGKHFLADHNLNYTDKMSMASGVEVRVPLLDPELVSFAASLPVRFKQHGRTGKWIFKKAMEGVLPPEVIYRPKSGFFAPVRLWMKEGLSFYIDGYLSESSLQKRDLFDYTGVSRLLKETREGRIDGAYTIFSLICIELWCRLFLDR
- a CDS encoding GNAT family N-acetyltransferase, whose protein sequence is MSVSFNLEELEFEQISPARDLGAFKCAETSDSKEIESFLKEYALFYHKQGLTRVALALHKDIIAGYFALSMGGISLSHENREEIFGPGVKIRIPALLLARMGVHEEYRGNGIGRAMMMHVYSIAYRLSDIVGFRFVFVDSKAQSVDFYASSTVTFLKALVHA
- a CDS encoding PIN domain-containing protein produces the protein MKERIIDTNIILRYLTDDIEEQAKKCENLFRRVSEGKETIELPLLVIAEVVWTMTRYYKQPRKEVVENLSIMLTTPCIKVRDKKLVLDALELYIDKNVSFTDAYLATACIYAQKGIYSFDEDFDNIGIDRSEPF
- a CDS encoding AbrB/MazE/SpoVT family DNA-binding domain-containing protein, with translation MPYVKVTAKRQVTFSKAIFEKMGIQQGDLLEVNIRNNEVIELKAAPKTLRNLRGSAKVTAPQDFKKIREYVLDEVAEEAGLEGTDH
- a CDS encoding Rpn family recombination-promoting nuclease/putative transposase, with protein sequence MTSKSGKHIIFKSVFGRDSSGPILAACLNSIPGVTGEEPIRDIEILNPFRYGEKLKDRVGILDIAAKDSTGRLYHIETQADHDRMFVQRVSWYHARIHGEQLSQGDDFSLLRKTTSVLVTVQALFPDGERVHSRFGSREWDDGFVLNDLRELHFLELPKFHGDDVKRLSCSLDRWLHLLKFGVKYATIEVEVPAELLSEEGMEMALNAYRKSLADREVLNMLHFREKAELMEATKLALAREEGRAEVAARMKELGLDRELIKKATGLSDKELDSLTTE
- a CDS encoding Rpn family recombination-promoting nuclease/putative transposase, whose translation is MTTSSLLCYNKDMDTEKFHDRGYKALFSHPRLVEELIRSFVKEDFVEDIDFSTISRSFTSFVTEEFKERETDIIWQVKAKESTLYFYLLIEFQSTVDRYMILRLLSYTALFYLELIKDEKVKNRGRLPAVFPLLLYSGNDPWDAPMSVAELIELPARFPGALLPSFSCHKIVERDFPPEALKEMDNIVSRLFLIETAETSDLTEVIAEAVEFLKKSVDPELQRTFGLWIRKLFKKRTNRDIEIDLTTMSGQEVRTMLETNLQRFEEEAMKRGEQKGRLEGRLETAVNMFNAGFDRETVKKLTGLIDKELESIESSRQ
- a CDS encoding methyltransferase domain-containing protein, whose translation is MPFETDFYPESRFGGFTDIDGTVIFYTRVNSLLDENAVVIDYGCGRGAYGEDPVKARRALRILKGKAKRVMGLDVSEQGSQNPYLDEFHQISPSKAPWPISDNEADLCICDSVLEHMENPEYFFNEASRTLKAGGHLCIRTPNRWSYIGIASRLLPNRYHAKVAAKVQEGRKEEDVFPTLYRCNSMGALKKMLKKKGFEGVVYGYEAEPQYMAFSKAAYFLGTLHQKYAPSCLKLALFAFAKKITGDGQNGG
- a CDS encoding IS1634 family transposase produces the protein MFIRVKKVTSGRKQYDYLQICETSREDKKVRQKVIATLGTMDELVPSGQLDRFVESMAKFSQNLQVLNLHQEGALSAEWSKSWGPSLIFRRLWEQLQIPEIIKAALTERAFQFDVEKTLFAIALQRLVKPGSDLLGSSWVKRAIYGEGLENIGLQHFYRALGFLAGKKEYVEDQLFERRRHMLINEVDIVFFDTSTLYFEGKGPKNFAKRGFSKDGHAQDNQIVFGVVMSREGTPLSCMWWPGNTADVETIRDVASSLKKRFYVKDVVLVCDRGMVSAKNLKRFTALGFKYIVGMKMRKTRHVKTKVMGKRGRYLEVRENLRVKEVSYRHQRYVLCYNPQEAERDKKKREAILDDLREKLAGGEARSLIGNKGYRAYLSVEREALHIDELKVQREARYDGKYVLRTNTDLPKEKVALTYKGLQDVEALFRDLKDILEARPFFHRKEDMVKAHLFSCFLALQLMVELKKRLESESVSIPWKEIILRLEQISAVKVNVGDSEFLLRTEFPPGVNDIFRAAGVRPPPRAQLISPQKACSHKISGESPGYTQLKLV